From Neobacillus sp. PS2-9, the proteins below share one genomic window:
- a CDS encoding sugar ABC transporter permease: MANNTSSSVGVNISGHINSKEKIKKSWFRTAADSDQFVGWVFTLPFLVLWGWWFFYPFIESFIRSFQDVNFAALNEAKFIGFGNYIKILNDPEFYRAVLNSLKIVVVAVPVQTILGLLMALLVNQKIKGKGLFRTVFFIPYITSQIAITTVFMMLFKEGTFVTKFFSIFGFGNTTWFADTHYALLFVCILFIFQQAGFSMIVYLSALQEVSKELYEASEMDGASKWNQFRYITVPSLKPITFFVVSVSTILGFQIYDQIAAISRYGALGSPAGATSTVVTYFYQHGIRYMNIGYGSAAVILFFFIIMFVTFLQKKFLDEKE; this comes from the coding sequence ATGGCTAACAATACAAGTAGTAGTGTAGGAGTAAACATCAGTGGACATATAAACAGCAAAGAAAAGATAAAAAAGTCATGGTTCCGCACTGCAGCTGATTCAGATCAATTTGTTGGATGGGTGTTCACACTGCCGTTTTTAGTGCTATGGGGATGGTGGTTTTTCTATCCGTTTATTGAGTCTTTTATCAGAAGTTTTCAGGATGTGAATTTTGCAGCTCTTAATGAGGCGAAATTTATCGGCTTTGGAAATTATATTAAGATTTTGAACGATCCTGAATTTTATCGAGCCGTTTTAAACTCTTTGAAGATTGTTGTTGTAGCTGTTCCAGTACAAACGATTCTTGGACTATTAATGGCTTTACTTGTGAATCAGAAAATTAAAGGAAAGGGTCTTTTCAGGACTGTTTTCTTTATCCCGTATATTACTTCTCAAATCGCAATTACAACAGTGTTTATGATGCTTTTTAAAGAAGGAACATTTGTAACAAAGTTTTTCTCTATCTTTGGATTTGGTAATACCACCTGGTTCGCAGATACACATTATGCATTGTTATTTGTCTGTATATTATTTATTTTCCAACAGGCTGGATTTAGTATGATTGTGTATTTGTCTGCACTTCAGGAGGTTTCGAAAGAATTATATGAAGCAAGTGAAATGGACGGAGCTTCTAAATGGAATCAATTCCGGTACATCACCGTACCATCATTAAAACCTATCACCTTTTTTGTTGTCTCCGTTTCTACTATTCTAGGATTCCAGATATACGACCAAATCGCAGCGATTTCGAGGTATGGTGCATTAGGATCGCCAGCAGGAGCAACTAGTACGGTTGTTACTTACTTTTATCAGCATGGTATTCGCTATATGAATATTGGATACGGCTCCGCGGCTGTTATCTTATTCTTCTTCATTATTATGTTTGTTACGTTCCTGCAAAAAAAATTCCTGGATGAAAAGGAGTGA